In Capsicum annuum cultivar UCD-10X-F1 chromosome 7, UCD10Xv1.1, whole genome shotgun sequence, one genomic interval encodes:
- the LOC124885881 gene encoding uncharacterized protein LOC124885881, translated as MDIGDRSWMYLSRSANEYENRAKDFLNKAFERASLGNEILCPCRLYFNRYWHYRDVVEDHLFGHRFSPNYTQWVFHGEGISSTNIPHPSHEGHEGVSQGLSDHKHDDIDKLLHDTFRNEGKQDLYPGCKSFSKLSFTIRLYLFKCIHGLSNVAFSDLLDLIKEAFPFAQIPESFHKARKVIRDLSLNYEKIHACPNDCMLFWNDNANLDNCVVCGSSRWKNVLDELTNKTSKVPAKVLRIKDGNLRHPADGKAWQHFDSMYPDFAKHIPNVRLGLLSDGFNPFRTMSISHSTWPVMLMNYNLSPWICVKPEYIMLSMIIPGPSSPGNDIDIYLQPLIAELNELWKVGVETFDVETNQTFNMRLALLWMVSDFPALAMLSG; from the exons ATGGATATTGGAGATAGAAGTTGGATGTATCTTTCAAGATCCGCCAATGAGTATGAAAATAGAGCCAAGGATTTTCTCAATAAGGCATTTGAGCGAGCTTCTCTAGGAAATGAAATATTATGCCCTTGTAGATTGTACTTTAATCGCTATTGGCATTATCGAGATGTGGTGGAGGATCACTTATTTGGTCATAGATTTTCTCCTAATTACACTCAATGGGTTTTTCATGGAGAAGGAATTTCATCAACAAATATTCCACATCCAAGTCATGAAGGGCATGAAGGAGTAAGCCAGGGACTATCTGATCACAaacatgatgatattgataaactACTTCATGATACTTTTAGAAAT GAAGGAAAACAAGATTTATATCCGGGGTGTAAGAGTTTTTCTAAGCTGAGTTTCACCATCCGATTGTACTTGTTTAAATGCATTCACGGGCTGAGCAATGTAGCTTTCTCAGACTTGCTGGACTTGATAAAAGAGGCTTTTCCATTTGCTCAGATTCCCGAGTCTTTCCACAAAGCAAGAAAGGTGATAAGAGATTTGAGtctcaattatgaaaaaattcatgCATGCCCTAATGATTGCATGTTGTTCTGGAATGACAATGCAAATCTCGATAATTGCGTTGTGTGTGGGTCTTCTAGATGGAAGAATGTTCTTGATGAATTGACTAATAAGACCAGTAAAGTTCCGGCAAAGGTCTTAAG AATCAAAGATGGAAATTTAAGACATCCTGCTGATGGAAAAGCTTGGCAACATTTTGATTCCATGTATCCTGACTTCGCAAAACATATTCCTAATGTTAGATTGGGTCTTTTAAGTGATGGTTTCAATCCATTCAGAACAATGAGTATTTCTCATAGCACATGGCCGGTTATGTTAATGAACTACAACTTATCACCGTGGATATGTGTGAAGCCGGAGTATATTATGCTATCAATGATTATTCCTGGTCCCTCATCTCCTGGAAATGATATTGATATATACTTGCAGCCGTTAATCGCAGAGTTGAATGAACTATGGAAGGTGGGAGTGGAAACATTTGATGTTGAAactaaccaaacatttaatatgCGGTTAGCTTTATTGTGGATGGTTAGTGATTTTCCAGCACTAGCAATGCTTTCTGGATAG